A DNA window from Engystomops pustulosus chromosome 6, aEngPut4.maternal, whole genome shotgun sequence contains the following coding sequences:
- the FAM110A gene encoding protein FAM110A: MSVGTLQSAGMGAPLTSVMPFRILNKGPEYFRRQVENGARKPSAVERLEADKAKYVKSKQVVSTKQEPIKPMLSRQPLFSPGVRRVLLTPNRRGSPTASRGENRGTKNSLNLEILNNLINICDSPLTSPRADVVPWQETEKPPKSSTPTTPVSYRTPSTTAVRRVDVRPGDVLQPSPCPDILITPVVESPAKSFMPTDSPLCSPIRTPSEKGKKQTFLHRSKSDLSDRYSRASADLERFFNYCGLDPGEVSNIGAEHFVRASSDIVSVKFHSVSAESSEYAQSQVSAATPEESAATTRIPYGISIIERNARVIKWLYGLRQARDVQKLST; encoded by the coding sequence ATGTCCGTTGGTACATTACAGTCTGCAGGGATGGGAGCACCTCTAACTTCTGTGATGCCCTTCCGAATTCTTAACAAAGGTCCTGAATATTTTCGACGGCAGGTGGAGAACGGAGCTCGGAAACCTAGTGCGGTGGAAAGACTGGAGGCCGATAAAGCAAAGTATGTTAAAAGCAAACAAGTTGTCAGCACCAAGCAAGAGCCAATCAAGCCCATGCTGTCCCGGCAGCCACTCTTTTCCCCAGGTGTTCGGAGAGTGCTGCTGACGCCCAACCGCAGGGGCTCCCCAACTGCATCAAGGGGAGAAAATCGGGGTACTAAAAACTCTTTAAATCTAGAAATTCTTAATAATTTGATAAACATCTGTGACAGTCCTCTGACATCCCCTCGGGCGGATGTTGTGCCATGGCAAGAAACTGAGAAGCCACCAAAGTCTTCTACCCCAACCACACCAGTCAGCTACCGGACACCCAGCACAACAGCTGTACGGAGAGTGGATGTCCGTCCTGGTGATGTACTACAACCTTCCCCTTGTCCAGATATCCTCATCACACCAGTGGTCGAGTCCCCGGCCAAATCTTTCATGCCCACTGATAGTCCCCTCTGCTCACCCATCCGTACTCCAAGTGAAAAAGGGAAGAAACAAACTTTTCTACATCGTTCAAAGTCTGATCTGAGTGACCGGTACTCCCGAGCCAGTGCCGACCTTGAACGTTTCTTCAATTACTGCGGCCTAGATCCTGGGGAGGTTTCCAACATTGGAGCTGAGCATTTCGTCCGGGCAAGTTCAGATATTGTGTCTGTCAAGTTTCACAGTGTCAGCGCAGAAAGTTCGGAGTATGCCCAATCCCAGGTCAGCGCAGCTACCCCTGAAGAATCTGCCGCAACAACACGTATTCCTTATGGGATTTCAATAATTGAACGTAATGCAAGGGTAATAAAATGGCTGTATGGATTACGACAAGCCAGAGATGTCCAGAAACTGTCCACATAG